Proteins encoded by one window of Cylindrospermum stagnale PCC 7417:
- a CDS encoding DUF72 domain-containing protein: MNFFIGCAVWAYKGWVGEIYPQGTRTTDFLRVYSRRFTTVEGNTTFYAVPNQETVSRWASVTPPGFEFCLKLPRDITHQGLLQPYIPDALKFLEGMRPLGKHLGPMFAQLPPSYPPTLLDDLTAFLSAWPRTDAPLALEVRHRDWFREPHASNLTALLEKLGVGRVLLDSRPVYTGDDDPQLESERRKPKVPVQFSVTAPFTLIRFISHPNLSVNQPFMEEWVTQIQQWLQTGVRIYFFVHCPTEERSPSTALYFQQLLEQSGAAIPPLPSHNPDHPPTQLNLFENC, translated from the coding sequence GTGAACTTTTTTATCGGTTGTGCAGTTTGGGCATATAAAGGTTGGGTGGGCGAAATTTATCCCCAAGGCACTCGCACCACAGACTTTCTGCGTGTCTACAGTCGTCGGTTCACCACAGTTGAGGGCAATACCACTTTCTACGCCGTCCCTAATCAAGAAACTGTCAGCCGTTGGGCAAGCGTTACACCCCCAGGCTTTGAATTTTGCTTGAAATTGCCGCGAGATATTACCCATCAAGGCTTACTGCAACCATACATCCCTGATGCTTTAAAATTTCTGGAGGGAATGCGCCCTTTAGGTAAGCATCTTGGGCCGATGTTTGCCCAATTACCACCAAGCTACCCACCAACTTTGCTTGATGATTTAACCGCCTTTTTGTCAGCTTGGCCGCGCACAGATGCACCCCTAGCCCTAGAAGTTCGCCATCGCGACTGGTTCAGAGAACCTCATGCGAGTAATTTGACCGCACTTTTAGAAAAATTAGGCGTGGGCAGGGTGTTGTTAGACTCGCGTCCTGTCTATACTGGAGACGATGACCCCCAATTAGAATCAGAACGGCGTAAACCCAAAGTTCCTGTGCAGTTCAGTGTAACAGCACCTTTCACCCTGATTCGGTTTATCTCTCATCCCAATTTGTCAGTCAATCAGCCGTTTATGGAAGAGTGGGTAACGCAGATACAGCAATGGTTGCAGACGGGTGTGCGAATTTATTTCTTTGTTCATTGTCCAACAGAAGAGCGATCGCCTAGCACAGCCCTTTACTTCCAACAGCTATTAGAACAAAGTGGCGCAGCAATTCCACCTCTACCAAGTCATAACCCCGACCATCCCCCCACTCAACTCAATTTATTTGAAAATTGCTGA
- the modB gene encoding molybdate ABC transporter permease subunit, with amino-acid sequence MPLDLSPLWISLKTASLATFITFFLGIAAAYWMLGYGGKGKSLIEGIFVAPLILPPTVVGFLLLLLFGKNGPVGKLMERFDFSIVFTLYGAVIAATVVAFPLMYKTALGAFEQIDGNFLRVARTLGASESTIFWQISLPLAFPGIVAGTTLAFARALGEFGATLMLAGNIPGQTQTIPMAIYFAVEAGEMNEAWFWAIAIMTISLSGIIAVNFWQELRRQGGKGRESGRGGSSATFPRQPLPLNNAGLIVEINKKLPGFELQVSFNSDEQPLGLLGGSGAGKSMILRCIAGIETPTSGRIVLNGRVLFDADKKINLPSRDRQIGFLLQNYALFPHMTVAQNIAFGLPKGLSAGSRRLQVEEQLFTVQLPELGDRYPHQLSGGQQQRVALARALASQPQALLLDEPFSALDTHLRSQLEQQMMATLTTYQGATLFVTHNLEEAYRLCPNLLVLDQGKAVHYGSKQEIFQHPATYSVAQLTGCKNFSQAIAKSSDEVEAIDWGCTLQVTEPIPESLSYLGIRAHQISFTNDTNRENTFNCWLASTIETPHRMTLFLKLHSPPTNNQDYHLQAEVFKEKWATLKDQPFPWYLRLDSLRLILMED; translated from the coding sequence ATGCCACTTGATTTATCTCCTTTGTGGATATCGCTGAAAACTGCTTCATTGGCGACATTTATCACTTTTTTTCTGGGGATTGCTGCTGCCTATTGGATGTTGGGATATGGTGGTAAAGGGAAATCGCTGATTGAGGGAATATTTGTCGCGCCGCTGATTTTACCGCCGACGGTTGTGGGTTTTTTATTGCTGCTGCTGTTTGGTAAAAATGGCCCGGTCGGTAAGCTAATGGAGCGTTTTGATTTTTCGATTGTTTTTACTTTGTATGGCGCGGTGATTGCTGCTACAGTTGTGGCTTTTCCTTTGATGTACAAGACGGCTTTGGGAGCTTTTGAACAAATTGATGGGAATTTTCTGCGGGTAGCTAGAACCCTTGGGGCTTCTGAATCAACTATTTTTTGGCAGATTAGTTTACCTTTAGCATTCCCCGGAATTGTGGCGGGAACTACTCTGGCTTTTGCCCGTGCGTTGGGTGAATTTGGCGCTACTTTGATGTTAGCTGGCAATATTCCCGGACAAACTCAAACTATCCCGATGGCGATTTACTTTGCGGTGGAAGCGGGGGAGATGAATGAAGCTTGGTTTTGGGCGATCGCAATTATGACGATTTCCCTATCTGGAATTATAGCTGTAAATTTTTGGCAAGAACTCCGCCGGCAAGGGGGAAAAGGGCGAGAAAGTGGACGGGGTGGTTCGTCTGCAACTTTCCCCCGTCAGCCTTTACCCCTGAACAATGCTGGCTTGATTGTCGAGATTAACAAAAAACTTCCTGGCTTTGAATTGCAAGTATCCTTTAACAGCGATGAGCAACCTTTGGGATTGTTGGGGGGTTCTGGGGCTGGTAAAAGTATGATTTTGCGCTGTATTGCGGGGATTGAAACTCCCACATCTGGGCGAATTGTGTTGAATGGGCGAGTATTGTTTGATGCAGATAAGAAGATTAATTTACCGTCACGCGATCGCCAAATTGGCTTTTTATTGCAGAATTACGCCCTTTTCCCTCACATGACTGTAGCCCAAAACATCGCCTTTGGTTTACCCAAGGGTTTATCTGCTGGTAGTAGGCGATTACAGGTAGAGGAGCAACTTTTCACTGTACAATTGCCAGAATTAGGCGATCGCTATCCGCACCAACTCTCAGGGGGACAACAGCAACGGGTAGCACTGGCTAGGGCTTTAGCTAGTCAACCGCAAGCACTCCTGTTAGATGAGCCATTTTCCGCACTCGATACCCACTTGCGAAGCCAACTAGAACAGCAAATGATGGCAACCCTAACAACTTATCAAGGTGCAACCCTCTTTGTCACCCATAACCTAGAAGAAGCTTATCGACTTTGCCCAAATCTGTTGGTGTTAGATCAGGGAAAAGCCGTTCATTATGGCTCGAAACAAGAAATTTTCCAGCATCCTGCCACCTATAGCGTAGCTCAATTAACAGGCTGTAAGAACTTCTCCCAAGCTATAGCTAAATCATCTGATGAAGTAGAAGCAATCGACTGGGGTTGCACTTTGCAAGTTACAGAACCAATCCCCGAATCTTTATCTTATCTAGGAATTCGCGCCCATCAAATCAGCTTCACAAATGACACAAATCGGGAAAATACCTTTAACTGCTGGCTAGCATCCACCATCGAAACGCCCCACCGAATGACGCTGTTTCTCAAATTGCATTCTCCGCCTACAAATAACCAAGATTACCACCTTCAAGCCGAGGTGTTTAAGGAAAAATGGGCAACCCTCAAAGACCAGCCTTTCCCCTGGTATCTGCGTTTAGATTCTCTACGGTTGATATTGATGGAAGATTAG
- the modA gene encoding molybdate ABC transporter substrate-binding protein, with protein MKSRQILVFLGIVVANLLLAIGLPLVTPSPVLAQSNANILVSAAASLKEALSEIKPLYQQSKPNVNITYNFGASGALQQQIEQGAPADVFISAAKKQVDALEQKGLLVAGTRTNLANNRLVLIVPKNVVGVSSFYNLTDAKIKKIAIGEPRSVPAGQYGEQVLKKLGIFNKVKSKLVLANNVRQVLAVVESGNADAGLVYATDAKISDKVKVVVAADDKYHSPIVYPVAVIKRSKNVAAAKEFVQFLSGSQAKAVLKKSGFIVAK; from the coding sequence ATGAAAAGCAGACAAATTTTAGTCTTTTTGGGTATAGTAGTTGCTAACTTGCTTCTAGCGATTGGCTTGCCGTTGGTTACACCTTCTCCTGTATTAGCACAGTCTAATGCCAACATCCTCGTGTCCGCCGCTGCTAGTTTGAAAGAGGCGCTGAGTGAAATTAAGCCTCTCTACCAACAAAGTAAACCGAATGTCAACATTACTTATAATTTTGGCGCTTCTGGTGCTTTGCAGCAACAAATTGAGCAAGGTGCGCCGGCTGATGTTTTTATCTCTGCGGCTAAAAAGCAAGTTGATGCTTTGGAACAAAAAGGACTGTTGGTTGCGGGTACTCGTACCAATCTGGCAAATAACCGTTTGGTGTTGATTGTGCCGAAGAATGTTGTTGGCGTCTCTAGCTTCTACAATTTGACGGATGCGAAAATCAAAAAAATCGCTATTGGTGAACCTAGAAGTGTTCCCGCGGGGCAATATGGTGAGCAGGTTTTAAAGAAGTTGGGTATTTTTAATAAAGTCAAGTCTAAATTGGTTTTAGCTAATAATGTGCGTCAGGTTCTGGCGGTGGTAGAAAGTGGTAATGCTGATGCGGGTTTAGTTTACGCCACCGACGCCAAAATTTCTGACAAGGTAAAAGTTGTAGTTGCGGCTGATGATAAATATCACTCGCCAATTGTCTATCCGGTAGCTGTGATTAAACGTAGTAAAAATGTGGCGGCGGCTAAAGAGTTTGTCCAGTTTTTATCCGGTAGTCAAGCTAAGGCTGTATTGAAAAAATCTGGTTTTATTGTAGCTAAATAG
- a CDS encoding TOBE domain-containing protein — MPRKEQGWVTFQTSEEERKILEEFCQQSHRTKTEILRELVRGLNQYSSPPIALPTEPESAAEIPQSKTSSEKKPLKVSSRNVLKGIVKRVTTGAVNTEITLEIVHRVELTSMITRVSAEELELTEGTEAYAVIKSNDIVIARE, encoded by the coding sequence ATGCCACGAAAAGAACAAGGATGGGTCACATTTCAAACATCAGAAGAGGAGCGAAAGATTCTGGAAGAGTTCTGCCAGCAGTCACATCGCACCAAAACTGAGATTTTGCGGGAACTGGTGCGTGGTCTTAATCAATACTCGTCACCACCAATAGCATTACCAACCGAACCGGAGTCAGCGGCGGAAATTCCTCAAAGCAAAACTAGTAGTGAAAAGAAACCTTTAAAAGTTAGCTCCCGGAATGTGCTGAAGGGAATCGTCAAACGAGTGACAACAGGAGCCGTGAATACGGAGATTACCCTAGAAATTGTTCACAGAGTTGAGTTAACCTCGATGATTACCAGAGTCTCAGCTGAGGAGTTAGAACTGACTGAGGGAACAGAAGCTTATGCGGTGATTAAATCTAACGATATTGTGATTGCTAGAGAATAG
- a CDS encoding DUF427 domain-containing protein: MKAIWNGAVLAESNDTVVVEGNHYFPADTVNRQYLRESDTHTTCFWKGVASYYSVEVDGQVNKDAAWYYPSTKEKAKNIEGYIGFWKGVKVES, translated from the coding sequence ATGAAAGCAATTTGGAACGGCGCTGTTTTAGCCGAAAGCAACGATACCGTAGTCGTAGAAGGAAATCATTACTTCCCTGCTGACACCGTTAACAGACAATATTTAAGAGAAAGTGACACCCACACCACTTGTTTTTGGAAAGGTGTCGCTAGTTACTACAGTGTTGAAGTTGATGGACAAGTTAACAAAGATGCTGCTTGGTACTATCCCAGCACCAAGGAAAAAGCCAAGAATATTGAAGGTTATATTGGCTTTTGGAAAGGTGTCAAAGTTGAGTCTTAA
- a CDS encoding PEP-CTERM sorting domain-containing protein, whose amino-acid sequence MKFLTKVITLSSLATSIMLVANPAQAVIITYTDQASFLNAIYPDYYLETFESVPLDTATLSPINFSNGTYSYSASAANDFFPAGSGSDHWLSTDESTDPIIFSNFSPTITAIGGFFFGSEIDGALIPGIITASVNEGSSSQSITTNSTTNFFGFISDDGTPLTSLVASTTEINTDEFVWPTVNNLIVGQASQASQPVPEPANIFGLSIGIGFGFILKRRFTKSNKIIG is encoded by the coding sequence ATGAAATTTCTCACTAAAGTCATCACTCTAAGCAGCCTTGCAACTTCCATCATGCTTGTAGCTAATCCTGCTCAAGCGGTGATTATTACTTATACCGATCAAGCAAGTTTTCTTAATGCCATCTACCCTGATTACTATTTAGAGACTTTTGAATCCGTGCCACTCGACACTGCCACTTTAAGCCCCATTAATTTTAGTAATGGAACTTATTCTTATAGTGCTTCAGCAGCGAACGATTTTTTCCCTGCTGGTAGTGGCAGCGATCACTGGTTATCGACCGATGAGTCTACAGATCCTATAATTTTTTCCAATTTTAGTCCTACGATTACGGCAATCGGCGGTTTCTTTTTTGGAAGTGAGATTGACGGCGCTCTAATTCCGGGTATTATAACTGCTTCAGTAAATGAAGGAAGTTCATCTCAATCTATTACAACTAATAGTACCACTAACTTTTTTGGCTTTATTTCTGATGATGGGACTCCTTTAACAAGTTTAGTTGCTTCCACAACAGAAATAAACACCGACGAGTTTGTTTGGCCTACTGTTAATAATTTAATTGTCGGTCAAGCTAGTCAAGCTAGCCAGCCTGTTCCTGAACCTGCGAACATTTTTGGACTCTCAATCGGTATTGGATTTGGATTTATCTTAAAACGTCGATTTACTAAGTCTAATAAGATAATCGGTTAA
- the recQ gene encoding DNA helicase RecQ translates to MLQYPKLEQALKYHFGYDQFRPGQRQIIEDALQNRDLLIIMPTGGGKSLCFQLPALLKPGLTVVVSPLIALMQDQVEALRTNNISATFLNSSLNAFKVRSREEALLQGKIKLLYVAPERLLSERFLPLLDLVKEKIGISTFAIDEAHCVSEWGHDFRPEYRQMKSLRKRYPDVPTLALTATATDRVRADIIQQLGLKQPSIHIASFNRQNLYYEVRTKTKTAYAELLGIIRENQGSGIIYCLTRKKVDELTLKLQHDKISVLSYHAGLTDDERSKNQTRFIRDDVRVMVATIAFGMGINKPDVRFVIHYDLPRNLESYYQESGRAGRDDEPSRCTLFFSFSDIKTIEWSINQKTDPQEQLISKQQLRQVIDYAEGTDCRRTIQLGYFGERFPGNCGNCDNCLYPKPVQDWTIEAMKFLSCVARCKERFGMLHIIDVLRGGKNQKITQNEHDLLSTYGIGKDKTLDEWRMLGRSLLHQGLLEQTADGYSVLKLNALSWEVMKRQRTVSIAVPVAQKVTWEEGSTKAAEAEVLVQRLRSLRKQLADEQSVPPYVIFHDSTLKLMSQVQPQTLIDFGKLSGVGSHKLAQYGEKFLAEIKAYRREQGLPEQKVEYLPSYHSPSDNSPSYTELQTLQLHQQGLSVTEIARQRDIRTTTVIRHLSDLIQKNQQVDFNLLVPPEKQQKIWQVLETLGDISLTPIKEYLGDNYSYDEIRLVRGKWRRENRK, encoded by the coding sequence ATGCTTCAGTATCCCAAACTCGAACAAGCGCTGAAATATCACTTCGGCTATGACCAATTCCGCCCCGGACAACGGCAAATTATCGAAGATGCGCTGCAAAATCGGGATTTACTGATTATCATGCCGACCGGTGGTGGTAAATCTCTGTGCTTTCAGTTACCTGCACTCCTCAAACCAGGTTTAACGGTGGTGGTTTCCCCATTAATTGCTTTGATGCAAGACCAAGTGGAAGCACTGCGAACTAATAACATCTCTGCCACTTTCCTTAATAGTAGTCTGAACGCCTTCAAAGTGCGATCGCGTGAAGAAGCTCTTCTCCAAGGTAAAATTAAACTCCTCTACGTCGCCCCGGAACGTCTTTTGAGTGAAAGATTTCTTCCCCTGCTGGATTTAGTTAAAGAAAAAATCGGCATTTCTACCTTTGCAATCGATGAAGCGCACTGCGTCTCTGAGTGGGGACACGACTTTCGTCCAGAATACCGCCAAATGAAATCTCTGCGGAAGCGTTATCCTGATGTCCCTACCCTCGCTCTCACCGCCACAGCTACAGATCGCGTCCGTGCAGATATTATCCAACAATTAGGGCTAAAGCAACCAAGTATCCACATCGCCAGCTTTAACCGCCAAAACCTTTATTATGAAGTTCGGACTAAAACTAAAACTGCTTATGCTGAATTATTAGGAATAATTCGAGAAAATCAAGGTTCAGGAATTATTTATTGTTTAACCCGTAAAAAAGTTGATGAACTAACTCTTAAATTGCAACATGATAAAATTTCTGTTTTGTCTTATCATGCCGGATTAACTGATGATGAACGCTCAAAAAATCAAACCCGTTTTATTCGCGATGATGTGCGGGTGATGGTGGCAACAATCGCCTTTGGCATGGGAATTAATAAGCCAGATGTGCGGTTTGTAATTCACTATGATTTACCGCGTAATTTAGAAAGTTATTATCAAGAATCAGGTAGGGCGGGAAGGGATGATGAACCTTCTCGATGTACGCTTTTTTTCAGTTTTAGTGATATTAAAACTATTGAATGGAGTATTAACCAAAAAACCGACCCCCAAGAACAGTTGATTTCTAAACAACAACTACGTCAGGTAATTGATTATGCTGAAGGGACAGATTGTCGGCGGACAATTCAATTAGGTTATTTTGGCGAACGGTTTCCGGGGAATTGCGGTAACTGTGATAATTGCCTTTATCCTAAACCAGTGCAAGACTGGACAATTGAAGCGATGAAGTTTTTATCTTGTGTAGCCCGTTGTAAAGAAAGATTTGGCATGCTGCACATTATTGATGTGTTGCGGGGTGGGAAAAACCAGAAAATTACCCAAAATGAGCATGATTTGCTTTCTACCTACGGTATTGGCAAAGATAAAACTTTAGACGAATGGCGGATGCTGGGGCGATCGCTTTTACATCAAGGTTTACTAGAACAAACTGCCGATGGTTACTCGGTTTTGAAGCTCAACGCCCTCAGTTGGGAAGTGATGAAGCGACAACGGACAGTCTCGATAGCTGTGCCTGTAGCGCAAAAGGTGACTTGGGAAGAAGGGAGTACGAAAGCTGCGGAAGCGGAAGTTTTGGTGCAAAGATTGCGATCGCTCCGCAAACAACTGGCTGACGAGCAATCTGTCCCCCCCTACGTCATCTTTCATGATTCTACCCTGAAATTAATGTCTCAGGTACAACCTCAAACCTTAATTGATTTCGGCAAACTTTCGGGCGTCGGTAGTCACAAATTAGCCCAATATGGCGAGAAGTTTCTGGCAGAAATTAAAGCCTATCGTCGGGAACAAGGTTTACCAGAACAAAAAGTAGAATATCTACCATCTTATCACTCACCATCTGACAATTCACCTTCATACACCGAATTACAAACTTTACAATTACATCAGCAAGGTTTAAGCGTCACCGAAATTGCCAGACAACGAGACATCCGCACCACTACAGTTATCCGTCACCTTTCCGATTTAATTCAGAAAAATCAACAAGTAGATTTTAATCTGTTAGTTCCCCCAGAAAAACAGCAAAAAATTTGGCAAGTTTTAGAAACTCTTGGTGATATCTCGCTGACGCCAATTAAAGAATATCTTGGTGATAATTATAGCTACGATGAAATTCGCCTAGTCAGGGGAAAGTGGCGGCGAGAAAATCGTAAGTAA
- a CDS encoding pentapeptide repeat-containing protein, whose amino-acid sequence MSRDALVVGINSYSYEGLNTLQAPAQDAEAIAQLLEKYGDFKVTRLPAVKNKENNTIRVGKQAKVAHSDLKKAIVQLFKPEGHPPDTALLYFSGHGLREDIGVEEGYLATSDVNPLSGNWGLSLQWLRRLLQESSVRQQIVVLDCCYSGEVLNFTEADPGDRGKGRDRCFIAASRAFEVAYEEIGNQHSLLTSALLKGLEPKSEQWVTNYTSIELLSQQNNSFPQRPIFANSGEPIQLTRRGTASTSESRVTSGQTTCPYKGLEYFDCTEEDAKYFYGRTALTDQLLEKLRVGNFLAVLGASGNGKSSVVRAGLLYELKQGRRLSGSDSWQIKIFRPGQNPLQNLALTFVDGGLSDVDRASQLARAEELVNRGADGLRQLIDVANTQRVVLVADQFEEAFTLCQDIERRKKFFECLMGVLQRHDNKLCLVLTMRADFFGKCAEQEYSGLARHIQENLVTVTPMSEQELREAIIKPANLADLEVEPELVEQILKDVQNAPGYLPLLQYTLTELWNQRSDNCLRVNTYAKLGGVMGTLEKRATEVYESFSELQQAAVRHIFLSLTQLGEGTEDTRRRVLQQDLINQKYPAEVINEVVQRLADEKLIVTTDIVEKGGTSARVAVVDVAHEALIRHWGLLRSWLDADRKMLLQIREIEGAAEKWRDHHKAKGYLLQGKPLDDAIVFQKKEAVNFGLSNLAGELIKQSRRYRQNNRLRLLGFGFVPLVILAIYLGRVTTRQIQISQQWDTVEKAKGQEKSPARILALQELVKLGVDLNNIPLQGTNLYRVDLSGANLFGANLERANLERAAFKSTNLSGTNLSGTNLSGAVLAGANLAGADLAGANLYFAKLSGADLAGAKNLTPEQVKNADDWQQACYEPEFRNTLGLPPENPKDCGKW is encoded by the coding sequence TAATAGTTACAGCTACGAAGGCTTAAACACTCTGCAAGCACCTGCACAGGATGCAGAAGCCATTGCCCAATTACTGGAAAAGTACGGCGACTTTAAGGTGACTCGGCTACCTGCTGTTAAAAATAAAGAAAATAACACTATTCGGGTTGGTAAACAGGCGAAGGTAGCTCATTCTGATCTCAAAAAAGCTATAGTCCAACTATTTAAACCAGAAGGTCATCCCCCAGATACGGCTCTGCTATATTTTTCAGGACATGGTTTACGGGAAGACATAGGTGTAGAAGAAGGATATTTAGCCACAAGTGATGTGAACCCCTTATCCGGCAATTGGGGATTATCTCTGCAATGGTTGCGTCGCTTACTGCAAGAGAGTTCTGTGCGCCAGCAAATCGTTGTTTTAGATTGCTGCTATAGCGGCGAGGTACTGAATTTTACCGAGGCTGACCCAGGTGATAGAGGTAAAGGACGCGATCGCTGTTTTATTGCCGCATCTCGTGCTTTTGAAGTTGCATACGAGGAAATTGGTAATCAACATAGCCTTTTAACATCGGCATTACTCAAAGGGTTGGAACCAAAATCAGAGCAATGGGTAACTAACTATACTTCAATAGAACTTTTAAGCCAGCAAAATAACAGCTTTCCCCAACGTCCAATTTTTGCTAATTCTGGTGAACCGATTCAGCTTACTCGGAGGGGGACAGCATCAACCAGTGAATCTAGGGTGACATCAGGGCAAACTACCTGTCCTTACAAGGGTTTAGAATATTTTGATTGCACCGAAGAAGATGCAAAATATTTTTATGGGCGCACAGCACTGACTGACCAATTGTTAGAAAAACTACGAGTAGGTAATTTTCTCGCAGTATTAGGGGCTTCCGGCAATGGGAAATCAAGTGTTGTCAGGGCTGGTTTATTGTATGAATTAAAGCAAGGAAGGCGACTATCTGGTAGCGATAGTTGGCAGATTAAGATTTTTCGCCCTGGACAGAACCCGTTGCAAAATTTAGCCCTAACATTTGTGGATGGGGGATTGTCAGATGTTGACCGGGCATCTCAACTAGCTAGGGCAGAAGAATTGGTAAATAGAGGTGCTGATGGGTTAAGGCAATTGATTGACGTTGCTAATACCCAACGAGTCGTACTGGTGGCAGACCAATTTGAAGAAGCTTTTACTCTCTGCCAAGATATTGAAAGAAGAAAGAAATTTTTTGAATGCTTGATGGGTGTCTTGCAACGTCATGACAACAAACTTTGTCTTGTGCTGACCATGCGGGCAGATTTCTTTGGTAAGTGTGCGGAACAAGAATATAGCGGACTAGCACGACATATTCAGGAAAATCTGGTGACAGTTACACCCATGTCCGAGCAAGAATTGAGAGAAGCAATTATTAAACCAGCCAATTTGGCTGACTTAGAAGTTGAACCGGAATTAGTTGAGCAAATTTTAAAGGATGTCCAAAACGCCCCAGGATATCTACCACTGTTGCAATATACTTTGACCGAATTGTGGAATCAGCGGAGTGATAACTGCTTGCGGGTGAACACTTATGCCAAGCTGGGTGGTGTCATGGGGACGCTGGAAAAACGTGCTACTGAGGTGTACGAATCATTTTCAGAATTGCAACAAGCAGCAGTACGGCACATTTTTTTAAGCCTGACTCAGTTGGGAGAAGGTACAGAAGACACTCGCAGACGGGTACTCCAACAGGATTTAATTAATCAAAAATATCCGGCAGAAGTTATTAACGAAGTTGTTCAGCGTTTGGCGGATGAAAAGCTGATTGTGACTACTGATATAGTGGAAAAGGGAGGAACATCTGCAAGAGTGGCAGTAGTTGATGTTGCCCATGAAGCTTTAATTCGCCATTGGGGCTTGTTGAGAAGTTGGTTAGATGCTGACAGAAAGATGTTGCTGCAAATACGGGAAATTGAAGGAGCAGCAGAAAAATGGCGAGATCATCACAAGGCTAAAGGTTATCTGCTGCAAGGTAAACCCTTAGACGACGCTATAGTTTTTCAAAAAAAGGAAGCTGTCAACTTTGGTTTGTCGAATTTAGCTGGTGAGTTGATTAAACAAAGCCGCAGATATAGACAAAATAATCGCCTCCGTTTGCTTGGTTTTGGGTTCGTTCCTTTAGTTATTCTCGCTATATATTTAGGCCGTGTTACCACTAGACAAATCCAAATTAGTCAGCAGTGGGATACGGTTGAGAAAGCTAAAGGACAAGAAAAAAGTCCAGCACGAATCTTAGCACTACAAGAACTGGTAAAACTTGGTGTTGACCTCAATAATATTCCGCTTCAAGGTACTAACCTCTATCGTGTTGACCTGTCTGGTGCCAACCTGTTTGGTGCCAACCTCGAACGTGCCAACCTCGAACGTGCCGCTTTCAAAAGTACCAATCTTTCTGGTACCAATCTTTCTGGTACCAATCTTTCTGGTGCAGTCCTCGCTGGTGCTAACCTCGCTGGTGCTGACCTCGCTGGTGCTAACCTCTATTTTGCCAAACTCTCTGGTGCCGACCTCGCTGGTGCCAAAAATCTAACACCAGAGCAAGTTAAAAACGCTGACGATTGGCAACAAGCTTGCTATGAGCCAGAATTTCGGAATACACTGGGTTTACCACCTGAGAATCCCAAGGATTGTGGTAAATGGTGA